One Mycolicibacterium fortuitum subsp. fortuitum genomic window carries:
- a CDS encoding biotin--[acetyl-CoA-carboxylase] ligase has product MNTRPALDVTTLRDGLEGLAWRRVDIVEDTGSTNADLLARAAAGEDIVGAVLFAEHQNAGRGRHGRHWSAPPRSQVIVSFGVDGSAVSPNRWGWLPLATGLAIVDAVAEVTGTRVGLKWPNDVLVGPGGGKLAGILAEVASPAPVIVVGLGLNVTMTAEEAPDPRATSLTQLGAATVDRAPLARALLRQLDARIAAWHRDDPSLAADYRARSVTIGSRVRAILPGDNTLLGVAADVDELGRLVIDTGTERVTVSAGDITHLRPEES; this is encoded by the coding sequence ATGAACACAAGGCCAGCGCTGGACGTGACGACTTTGCGCGACGGGCTCGAGGGCCTGGCGTGGCGGCGCGTCGACATCGTCGAAGACACCGGATCCACCAATGCCGACCTGCTGGCGCGGGCGGCGGCGGGCGAGGACATCGTCGGAGCGGTGCTGTTCGCCGAGCATCAGAACGCCGGTCGCGGCCGCCATGGCAGGCACTGGTCGGCACCGCCCCGCTCGCAGGTGATCGTGTCCTTCGGTGTCGACGGCTCGGCCGTGTCGCCGAATCGATGGGGATGGCTGCCCTTGGCCACCGGCCTGGCGATCGTCGACGCGGTCGCCGAGGTCACCGGGACGCGGGTCGGCCTGAAATGGCCCAACGATGTCCTGGTCGGCCCGGGCGGCGGAAAGCTGGCCGGCATCCTCGCGGAGGTGGCCTCACCTGCTCCGGTCATCGTGGTCGGGCTGGGCCTGAATGTGACGATGACCGCCGAGGAAGCTCCCGATCCGCGCGCCACCTCGCTCACCCAACTGGGCGCCGCGACGGTTGACCGGGCACCCCTGGCGCGCGCCCTGCTGCGTCAGCTCGATGCCCGTATCGCCGCCTGGCATCGCGACGATCCCTCGCTCGCCGCTGACTACCGTGCCCGCAGCGTCACCATCGGCAGCCGGGTCCGGGCGATCCTGCCCGGCGACAACACGTTGCTGGGCGTGGCCGCCGATGTCGACGAACTCGGCCGCTTGGTCATCGACACCGGAACCGAACGGGTCACGGTGTCGGCAGGCGACATCACGCACCTGCGGCCCGAGGAGTCGTAG
- a CDS encoding PH domain-containing protein, which yields MGYPENVLAKDEQVVLHRHPHWKRLIGPVLVLILTTAASAFVAAVVNTMDWQATAKNVLFIVIGVIWLVVIGWLTVWPFLSWWTTHFVITDRRVMFRHGLLTRSGIDIPLARINSVEFRHGLTDRLMRTGTLIIESASQDPLEFHDIPRVEQVHSLLYHEVFDTLGDEESPS from the coding sequence GTGGGCTACCCGGAGAATGTGCTGGCCAAGGACGAGCAGGTGGTGCTGCATCGGCACCCACACTGGAAACGTCTCATCGGTCCGGTCCTCGTCCTCATCCTGACCACCGCGGCCTCGGCGTTCGTGGCGGCCGTGGTCAACACGATGGACTGGCAGGCGACCGCCAAGAACGTCCTGTTCATCGTGATCGGCGTGATCTGGCTGGTAGTGATCGGCTGGCTGACCGTCTGGCCGTTCCTGAGCTGGTGGACCACCCATTTCGTGATCACCGACCGGCGGGTGATGTTCCGCCACGGCCTGCTGACCCGCTCGGGGATCGACATTCCGCTCGCCCGGATCAACAGCGTCGAATTCCGCCATGGCCTGACCGACCGGCTGATGCGCACCGGCACGCTGATCATCGAATCGGCATCGCAGGACCCGCTGGAATTCCACGACATCCCGCGCGTGGAGCAGGTGCATTCACTGCTGTACCACGAAGTCTTCGACACCCTGGGAGATGAAGAGTCGCCCAGCTGA
- a CDS encoding GtrA family protein has product MSFADATIARLPRFVRPFAERHHELIKFAIVGATTFVIDSAIFYTLKLTVLEPKPVTAKIIAGIVAVIASYILNREWSFQNRGGRERHHEALLFFAFSGVGVLLSMLPLYFSSYVLGLRVPEVSLTVENIADFISAYILGNLLQMAFRFWAFRRWVFPDEFVDKPDLALESTLTGGGFVEAFEDHSERKSATVTPLRRPSRRSKARQLGDDSDPVSKSS; this is encoded by the coding sequence GTGTCCTTCGCCGATGCGACAATCGCTCGATTGCCGCGGTTCGTCCGTCCCTTTGCCGAGCGGCATCACGAGCTGATCAAGTTCGCGATCGTCGGCGCGACGACGTTTGTCATCGATTCGGCGATTTTCTACACCCTCAAGCTCACGGTGCTGGAGCCCAAGCCGGTCACCGCCAAGATCATCGCCGGCATCGTCGCGGTCATCGCCTCCTACATCCTCAACAGGGAATGGAGCTTCCAGAACCGCGGCGGCCGCGAGCGGCACCACGAGGCCCTGCTGTTCTTCGCATTCAGCGGTGTGGGTGTGCTGCTGTCGATGTTGCCGCTGTATTTCTCCAGCTATGTGCTGGGACTGCGGGTGCCCGAGGTCTCCCTCACGGTGGAGAACATCGCCGACTTCATCTCGGCCTACATCCTGGGCAATCTGCTGCAGATGGCCTTCCGGTTCTGGGCGTTCCGCCGCTGGGTGTTCCCCGACGAGTTCGTCGACAAGCCTGATCTGGCACTCGAATCCACGCTGACCGGCGGCGGGTTCGTCGAGGCCTTCGAGGATCATTCCGAGCGCAAGTCCGCGACCGTCACTCCACTGCGGCGGCCGAGTCGCCGCTCGAAAGCCCGTCAGCTGGGCGATGATTCGGACCCGGTGTCCAAGAGTTCCTGA
- a CDS encoding 5-(carboxyamino)imidazole ribonucleotide synthase — MIGGGQLARMTHQAAIALGQTLRVLAAGPDESAAQVSPDVVIGSHTDLDALRRAADGAAVLTFDHEHVPTEHLETLVADGVTVNPPPQALVHAQDKLLMRRKLHSLGVPVPRFAEITSVSDVEAFVAEIDGPVVIKTVRGGYDGKGVVMADDLATAREVVAGYLADGVPVLAEERVPMRRELAALVARSPFGQGAAWPVVETVQRDGICVEVYAPAPGLSDELGSAAQELGLRVANELGVVGVLAVELFETVDGTLLVNELAMRPHNSGHWTMDGAVTSQFEQHLRAVLDYPLGDTSAIAPAAVMANVLGAPQAPAMSMDERLHHLFARIPDAKVHLYGKGERPGRKLGHVNIIGADMEELRERAVRAAHWLSHGEWTDGWDEHGD; from the coding sequence ATGATCGGTGGCGGTCAGCTCGCGAGGATGACCCACCAGGCGGCCATCGCGCTCGGGCAGACCCTGCGGGTGCTGGCCGCCGGACCCGACGAATCCGCCGCGCAGGTCAGTCCCGATGTCGTCATCGGTTCCCACACCGACCTGGACGCGCTGCGCCGGGCGGCAGACGGTGCAGCGGTGCTGACGTTCGATCACGAGCACGTGCCCACCGAGCACCTCGAGACCCTGGTAGCCGACGGCGTCACGGTCAATCCGCCACCGCAGGCGCTGGTCCATGCCCAGGACAAGTTGCTGATGCGACGCAAGCTGCACAGCCTGGGCGTCCCGGTGCCGCGCTTCGCGGAGATCACCTCGGTATCCGACGTCGAGGCGTTCGTGGCCGAGATCGACGGTCCGGTGGTGATCAAGACCGTGCGCGGCGGTTACGACGGCAAGGGCGTGGTGATGGCCGACGATCTGGCGACCGCCCGGGAGGTCGTGGCCGGTTACCTCGCCGACGGGGTCCCGGTACTGGCCGAGGAACGGGTCCCGATGCGCCGCGAGCTGGCCGCGCTGGTGGCCCGCTCTCCGTTCGGGCAAGGTGCGGCCTGGCCGGTGGTGGAAACCGTGCAGCGCGACGGAATCTGCGTCGAGGTCTACGCCCCGGCGCCCGGCCTGTCCGATGAACTCGGCTCGGCCGCACAGGAACTCGGCCTGCGCGTGGCGAACGAGCTGGGTGTGGTCGGGGTGTTGGCGGTGGAGTTGTTCGAGACGGTCGATGGCACATTGCTGGTCAACGAGTTGGCCATGCGGCCACACAACTCCGGGCACTGGACCATGGACGGCGCGGTGACGAGCCAGTTCGAGCAGCATCTGCGCGCCGTGCTCGACTATCCGCTCGGCGACACCTCGGCGATCGCACCGGCCGCGGTGATGGCCAATGTGCTCGGTGCACCGCAGGCACCGGCGATGTCGATGGACGAGCGGCTGCACCACCTCTTCGCGCGGATTCCGGACGCGAAGGTGCACCTGTACGGCAAGGGGGAGCGGCCCGGACGCAAACTCGGGCACGTCAACATCATCGGCGCCGACATGGAGGAACTACGCGAGCGCGCGGTACGGGCTGCGCACTGGTTGTCACACGGCGAGTGGACTGACGGATGGGATGAACACGGTGACTAG